One segment of Pleuronectes platessa chromosome 21, fPlePla1.1, whole genome shotgun sequence DNA contains the following:
- the LOC128427239 gene encoding 5-hydroxytryptamine receptor 3A-like, with the protein MLGGVLLLLLLLSGVLFAGGAAAEENCSYQDVLDHLNLTQRSKLFYMNRPVQNYKTPTEVHLDLLLYAILEVKEKDQKFVPYVWTTMWWQNDFVSWDPDEFCGISYLSIPNELMWKPDITIVEMTERDNAPPSPYITLTSQGNVEIVNDQVLTSTCRMQIYKFPFDTQSCNLTFKSFIHSDEEIKLVHHLSSAQITEESRDVMRIQSEWLFINITVSSITNKIFLHSQTSVIYTVNMKRRSALYIVNFILPILFLLCLDLSSFMISDSGGEKLGFKITVLLAITVMQLILNEILPSSSNSIPLIAVYCIGVFSLMMLSLLETVLVMYLIEKDSAPRDDETEEEGKQDSNKQFYSYQKSSSRLMEESHVSENLLDEIKALNLLLKSRGEEPKPGYWTRVAQRVNKAFCVFYLISVALFLIYMFLNWNYDL; encoded by the exons ATGCTCGGtggcgtcctcctcctcctgctcctcctctcag GTGTCTTGTTTGCAGGGGGGGCGGCAGCTGAGGAGAACTGCAGTTATCAAGATGTTTTAGACCACCTGAACCTCACCCAAAGGTCCAAACTGTTCTACATGAACCGACCTGTTCAAAACTACAAGACGCCCACAGAGGTCCACCTGGATTTGCTGCTCTATGCCATTCTAGAAGTG AAAGAGAAGGACCAGAAATTCGTCCCTTACGTTTGGACCACAATG TGGTGGCAAAATGACTTTGTCAGTTGGGATCCCGATGAGTTTTGTGGTATTAGCTATTTGTCCATTCCCAATGAATTAATGTGGAAGCCAGATATCACGATTGTGGAGAT gacagagagggacaacGCCCCTCCCAGTCCTTATATCACCCTTACATCTCAGGGTAACGTGGAGATTGTGAATGATCAGGTCCTGACCAGCACCTGCAGGATGCAGATTTACAAGTTCCCCTTCGACACTCAGAGCTGCAACCTCACCTTCAAGTCATTCATTCACTCTG ACGAGGAAATCAAACTGGTCCATCACCTCAGCTCTGCACAGATCACTGAGGAGTCTCGAGACGTGATGAGGATCCAGTCTGAGTGGCTGTTCATCAACATCACAGTCTCCAGCATAACAAACAAAATTTTTTTGCACAGCCAGACCTCGGTCATTTACACA GTCAACATGAAGAGGAGGTCGGCCCTCTACATCGTCAACTTCATCCTTCCTATCCTGTTCTTACTCTGTCTGGACTTGTCCTCCTTCATGATCTCGGACAGCGGCGGCGAGAAGCTGGGCTTCAAGATCACCGTGCTGCTCGCCATCACCGTCATGCAGCTTATTCTGAATGAAATTCTGCCGTCATCGTCAAACAGCATTCCACTGATCG CGGTTTACTGTATCGGGGTTTTTAGTCTGATGATGCTCAGCCTCCTGGAGACGGTTCTGGTGATGTATCTGATCGAGAAAGACTCGGCGCCACGGGACGACGAGACGGAAGAAGAAGGCAAACAAG ATTCAAATAAACAGTTTTACTCATACCAA AAAAGCAGCAGCCGACTGATGGAGGAGAGTCACGTCTCAGAAAATCTGTTGGACGAGATAAAAGCTTTGAATCTGCTCctgaagagcagaggagaagaacCGAAACCTGGATACTGGACCCGAGTGGCACAAAGAGTCAACAAGGCTTTCTGCGTGTTCTACCTCATCTCTGTAGCACTATTTTTAATCTATATGTTCTTAAATTGGAACTATGACCTGTAG
- the lrrc59 gene encoding leucine-rich repeat-containing protein 59 isoform X2, with product MSKSSRVLNLRDKISGNEADLSLCNLTEVPVRELALFPKVTIVDLSCNNITSLPPEFCNLTHLIKVDLSKNQLTCLPDDLGNLVYLQHLDLYNNKLNVLPVSFSQLRSLRWLDLKDNPLEAGLAKAAGDCLDEKQCKQCSSKVLQHMREIQDEVDRAREKRLLREKELERKREVKQREREAKEKEVRKREKAEEKEKRRKEYNTQKAAAAAKEQQKKKSEEKKKKNGQAADKKVVVISAPKPRRSLVGLLFKLLLLLLLGLAGVAAACQLTDLKKEDVCVPINIGMADCLTWAKEQEGVVRQLVHNLSSAAREFLESTQTSKN from the exons ATGAGTAAAAGCAGCCGAGTGTTGAACCTGAGGGACAAAATCAGCGGGAACGAGGCGGACCTGAGCCTGTGTAACCTCACCGAGGTCCCGGTCCGAGAGCTG GCTTTATTCCCCAAAGTGACTATTGTGGACTTGTCCTGCAACAACATCACGTCCCTCCCT CCAGAGTTCTGCAACCTGACCCACCTCATCAAGGTGGATCTGAGCAAAAACCAGCTGACCTGTTTACCAGACGACCTGGGGAACCTGGTGTACCTTCAACATCTGGATCTGTACAACAACAAGTTGAATGTTCTGCCCGTCAGCTTCTCCCAGCTCAGG AGTCTGAGGTGGTTGGATCTGAAGGACAACCCTCTGGAGGCCGGCCTGGCCAAGGCAGCAGGAGACTGTCTGGACGAGAAACAGTGCAAACAATGTTCCTCCAAG gtTCTGCAGCACATGAGGGAGATTCAGGACGAGGTGGATCGCGCTCGAGAGAAGCGTCTTCTGAGGGAAAAAG AGCTGGAGAGGAAGCGGGAGGTGAAGCAGAGGGAGCGGGAGGCCAAGGAGAAGGAGGTGCGTAAACGAGAGAaggcggaggagaaggagaagaggaggaaagagtaCAACACTCAGAAGGCGGCCGCAGCTGCAAAggaacaacagaagaagaagagcgaggagaagaagaaaaagaacggacaggcagcag ATAAAAAAGTTGTCGTGATATCGGCTCCTAAACCTCGGCGTTCTCTCGTTGGCCTCCTGTTcaaactcctcctcctgctgctgctgggattgGCCGGAGTCGCCGCCGCCTGCCAGCTGACCGACCTGAAGAAGGAGGACGTGTGCGTGCCGATCAACATCGGCATGGCTGACTGCCTCACCTGGGCCAAAGAGCAGGAGGGCGTGGTCAGACAACTGGTGCACAACCTGTCGTCTGCTGCGAGGGAGTTTCTTGAATCCACGCAAACGTCCAAGAACTAG
- the lrrc59 gene encoding leucine-rich repeat-containing protein 59 isoform X1, which produces MSKSSRVLNLRDKISGNEADLSLCNLTEVPVRELALFPKVTIVDLSCNNITSLPPEFCNLTHLIKVDLSKNQLTCLPDDLGNLVYLQHLDLYNNKLNVLPVSFSQLRSLRWLDLKDNPLEAGLAKAAGDCLDEKQCKQCSSKVLQHMREIQDEVDRAREKRLLREKELERKREVKQREREAKEKEVRKREKAEEKEKRRKEYNTQKAAAAAKEQQKKKSEEKKKKNGQAAADKKVVVISAPKPRRSLVGLLFKLLLLLLLGLAGVAAACQLTDLKKEDVCVPINIGMADCLTWAKEQEGVVRQLVHNLSSAAREFLESTQTSKN; this is translated from the exons ATGAGTAAAAGCAGCCGAGTGTTGAACCTGAGGGACAAAATCAGCGGGAACGAGGCGGACCTGAGCCTGTGTAACCTCACCGAGGTCCCGGTCCGAGAGCTG GCTTTATTCCCCAAAGTGACTATTGTGGACTTGTCCTGCAACAACATCACGTCCCTCCCT CCAGAGTTCTGCAACCTGACCCACCTCATCAAGGTGGATCTGAGCAAAAACCAGCTGACCTGTTTACCAGACGACCTGGGGAACCTGGTGTACCTTCAACATCTGGATCTGTACAACAACAAGTTGAATGTTCTGCCCGTCAGCTTCTCCCAGCTCAGG AGTCTGAGGTGGTTGGATCTGAAGGACAACCCTCTGGAGGCCGGCCTGGCCAAGGCAGCAGGAGACTGTCTGGACGAGAAACAGTGCAAACAATGTTCCTCCAAG gtTCTGCAGCACATGAGGGAGATTCAGGACGAGGTGGATCGCGCTCGAGAGAAGCGTCTTCTGAGGGAAAAAG AGCTGGAGAGGAAGCGGGAGGTGAAGCAGAGGGAGCGGGAGGCCAAGGAGAAGGAGGTGCGTAAACGAGAGAaggcggaggagaaggagaagaggaggaaagagtaCAACACTCAGAAGGCGGCCGCAGCTGCAAAggaacaacagaagaagaagagcgaggagaagaagaaaaagaacggacaggcagcag CAGATAAAAAAGTTGTCGTGATATCGGCTCCTAAACCTCGGCGTTCTCTCGTTGGCCTCCTGTTcaaactcctcctcctgctgctgctgggattgGCCGGAGTCGCCGCCGCCTGCCAGCTGACCGACCTGAAGAAGGAGGACGTGTGCGTGCCGATCAACATCGGCATGGCTGACTGCCTCACCTGGGCCAAAGAGCAGGAGGGCGTGGTCAGACAACTGGTGCACAACCTGTCGTCTGCTGCGAGGGAGTTTCTTGAATCCACGCAAACGTCCAAGAACTAG